Below is a genomic region from Desulfobacter sp..
ACCCGGGATCAATAAAAGCATTTCCTTGTTTCTGGCAATAAAAATATCATCCATCACCGGTTTTACCAGCAACGCCATTGCACCGTTGGCACCGGCCACCACCACCATGCACAGGGCAGCTAAAGCCAAGCGTTTCCAGTATAATAACACCTGGCGGATGATTTTTTGTTGTCTGGATTTGGAGAGCACGGCTTTTTTGGGTTCCATGTTTTTGGATTCGCTTTCTTAAATCTAAATGGGGAGACTATTGTCAATTCCCTTAAAACATGAGAGCATATGCTCCCATGACAAAGTGTGCTTTTATACCCAATTTTTTTAAATTTTACAATATCCTCTGGCAGGCGGGCTTGCCTTTTTTAAAGCGAAACCCGAGGATTTGCGCTTCCTTTTCCAAACGGACCCGTGCCTTTCACCTTCAAAGGGCTGATATTTGGATCCAGGCGGCATCGGCAGGAGAGGCATTTCTTGCCCTGTCCATCATTAAAAACCTGAAGCCGGATCACCCAACCACCCTTCTGGTGACCACCACCACAGACCAGGGATTTGATATCCTGAAACAGGGATTGGGCGACCTGCGCCTTCATCCCAATATCCAATTGCGTGTGGACTGGTTTCCCTTTGATATACCGGATACAGTCAAAGAGGCGGTCAAGCGGGTCAATCCAAAGGTGATGGTATTGCTTGAAACTGAATTATGGCCGGCCCTGCTCTATGAGCTGAAAATCAACCGGACAAAAATCCTGATTCTCAATGCCAGACTCTCAAAAAGCAGCCATAGAAACTACAAAGCCACAAAAGCGCTGTGGAATCGCCTGGCACCGGACACCATCCTGACCACCTCCTTTCGGGATGCCCAAAGGTATACCCATATTTTCCCTGACGCCCGGGTGGGCCGGATAGAAAATATTAAATTTGACATCATGGAGACGGGTCCCCAAAAAACAAAATCCCAGCCGTGTGACCTGATTCTGCCCAAAGACCTGCCCCTTTCCATCCTGGCCTCTGTGAGAAGGCAAGAAGAGCCTGAGATGGTAAAGCTGATCTCAGCCCTGAAAAAAGGATATCCAAACCAGGTGATTACTGTTTTTCCAAGGCATATGCACAGGATCAAAAAAATCCAGAAAAAACTCACCCGGGCAGGACTCAGCTTTTGCCTTCGATCCACACTTAACTCTCCTTTAACAGGGCCCGGCATCATCCTCTGGGACCAGTTCGGAGAGCTGCGTTCAGCCTATGGCCGCGCATCAGCCGTATTTGTGGGCGGCAGCCTGCACCCCCTTGGGGGGCAAAACTTTATAGAGCCTGCTGTTTTAGGTATCCCCACGGTGATCGGACCTTATTGGGAGGATTTTGCCTGGGTGGGCAAAGAGATCTTCAACCTGGATCTGGTGACCCAGTGCCATGACTGGACAAGCGTTGCCCAAACCATGATTGCCCTTTTGAACACCCCCAAAGATCCCCTGGTTGGCATCACCTGTGCCCAGGCCTATATTGACACCCGTAAAGGCGGATCAAAAACCGCCTGCAAGGCAATCCTTGATAAACTAGGATAACCCCCCGGACTCAGGCCCCTATCCCGAATATTTAATGACAATTTGAGGCGGCTGGATCTTAATGCTTTAAATATGCGGAATAGGATTATTTTTCCTTGATTTTTCGGTTTGCATTTTCTATGAATACCTTATTCAGGTGCTAGTTATGAGCATAAAAAGGGAATCCGGTTAAATTCCGGAGCGGACCCGCCGCTGTGATTGGGGACGAAAGCTGCAAAATGCCACTGTCGGTTGTACAATAGACGGGAAGGCGCAGCCATTAGGATGATCCATAAGTCAGAAGACCTGCCTGGATAACCCGCATGACATGTCCCACGTGGTAATGGGGCAAAAAAGAAGATCTTGGATAAAAAAAGGGATACCCCGGATCGATGTAAAAATCGGTTCGGGGTTTTGTTTTTTACGCCAGCCATAAGGAGGCCATATGCAACACCCCCATCCAAAATTATTCAACTTGTCAGACAAAAAATCAAAAGATCTCCCGGTCTATATGTTAAGGGACGGGCATCTTTACAGAACAGCCTTTCATCCCAGGGGCTGGTCTGAGCATCCCCAGTACTGCCTTGAGAGAGACGGCAAATTCTACAGAACCCAGTTTCATGAAAAAGGATTCTCCAGCGAGCCGGCCTATCGGTTTGGCAAAGACCAGATGATCTACCGGGTCGCCCCCGGGAACCAGACAGATCGTCCGATTTACCAGCTCAAGGATTAAGGCTGGCAATTGATTTTAATTCCTTGTGGTTTTGCGGATCCACAAGGCCATCAACCCAATGCATTTACAAAAAGGTGATCTTTATCATGATTAAAAAAATTTTACACTCTATGCTCTTTGTTCTCGTTCTTGGCCTGACCCTTATTTACGCAGGCAATGCCTTTGCCGGTCCCCATGATGCAAAAAAAGAAAAAAAGACAGGGATATTGCTGGTGGCATTTGGTTCAAGTGAAGACAGCGCCCAGGTTTCCTTTGAGAATATCGAAAAGAAAACCAAGGCTGCCTACCCGGATATCCCGGTATTTTGGGCATTTACCTCCCATATTATCCGCCACAAACTTCTCAAGGCCGGTAAGGTGCTGGATTCTCCTGAAGTGGCCCTGTCCAAAATGGCAGATCAAGGCTTTACCCATGTTGCGGTTCAGAGTCTTCATTCCATCGGCGGGGCTGAATACCACGGCCTGAGAAAAGTGGTATCAGGATTTAAAACCATGGGCGCCTTTGAAAAAATCATTTTAGGCTATCCCTTGCTGTCCACCCAGGACGATATGGAAAAAGCCGTTTCCGCCATTCTTAAGACCATTCCCAAAGACCGGAAAAAAGGAGAGGCGGTTGTTCTCATGGGGCACGGCACCCATCATCCGGCCAATGCCTTTTATGCGGCCCTCATGTTCCAGGTCCAGCTTTCAGATCCCAACGTCTTTATCGGAACCGTGGAAGGATACCCGGCCATTGATGATATCACAGCCTTGCTCAAGGCTAAAAAAATCAAGACGGCCTGGCTCATGCCTTTTATGTCAGTGGCAGGGGATCATGCCAAAAACGATATGGCCGGCAATGAAGACGATTCCTGGAAAACCATCCTCACCAAGGCGGGCATCAAGTGCAATACCATCCTCAAAGGCACGGCAGAATACGATGAGTTCACAGATATCTGGGTAGATCACATCAATGGCCCCCTCAGCCATTTCTAACCCCTGATTATAATTTTACGACCCGGGCAGCTGTTGTCTAACAGCTGCCCTTTTTTTAAAAAATTGACAATCCTGGCCATCCCCATTATAACCCTTGATCTGAAACAAAATATCCATGGTTTTTGCCGAAGAGATTAAGGAAACAAAATGCATTATTGGGTGAGCGTTGACGATACAGACATGCCGGATACCAAAGGCACAGGCTGGCTGCTTGAAAAAATTTGCACCAGGCTTGAAAAAAAAGGGTTGGGCACCTGCGCTTCCATATCCCGGCACCAGCTGTTCGTCCATGAGGATATTCCCTTTACCTCCCACAATTCATCCATGTGCGTTGAAATTGATCTGGCAGCAGACAAAGATCAGGATCAATTGATCGCCCATATGATATCCGCCCTTGAACGCGATTCCCAAAAGGGATCGGATCCAGGCCTCTGTGTGGCCCCAAAACTTGAGATGGAAGATCAAAAACGGCTCATGGCATTCGGGAACCAGGCCAAACAAAAAATCTGCACCAAAGAATCTGCCTATGATCTTGCCCGACAAATCGGTATCCATCTGTCTGAACACGGCGGGACAGGAGACGGGGTCATCGGCGCCCTTGCCGGAATCGGTCTTAGAATGACCGGAAATGACGGCAGGTACCGGGGGTGGTATCATCTGGGCAGGCCCGGAGATATCCTTGAAACAAAAGAGATCTGCAAACTTGCCCGTATTGACCGTCTGATCACGGAATCGGGCAGGCCCTTATCGTCTGCAGAACGGGTGGTGCTTGGGTCTGAAAAGACCAAAACCCTGAGAAAAGATCATGCACAGGTGATCATGGTCACCCTCAACGATACGGATTTTAACAGGGAGATCCCCTTTAGGACCATTACCAAAAAAGAGGCCAAAAAATATTAGGTCCTCAATTTATAAAATTTGCGGTCATTAGATTCCAAATTATGCCTCAAGGTGTCAGGACCGTCCTTATTCACCTTTTAAAAACGCCAGGGCAAGGTCTTTTTCCTCAAGTGCAAACCTTTTCATCTCAACATTCTTAAACAGTTTCCCCTCCAGGTCCACCAACTTTGGAATCCATTTTTTACGGGGCACCACAGCCACCCGGCCAAAATGGGAGACTCCCAGCTCCAAAAAGAATTTCAACTTTTCCACCATGGCTTCAAGCTCAACACCCCCAAGGCTGGTCACTTCCTGGTAGAGATTGATCTTCTCTCCTCTGTCTATGATCTGCCTGAACAGATCCAGCACCTCTTTCATCTCTTGGGTTGAAATTTTACCCGCCAGCCGGTAGGCCACGACCCCGTCTATCTTTAAATCCAAAAATTCCAGCATGGGTGTTCACCTCTACAATAAAATGGATTAAATTGCCCCCTGTCTTAAAAAAAGCCAGGCGCGTATATCGCGATTTTATATTGGATAGTGCAACAAGGTCAAGCCGGGCCATCGGTATGTTTAACTGTCGGCTTCGAAATAAAAAACAGGGCTGTCTCTGTATTACCTTTGAACATCATGATTGATGGAAGGATGGTTCTCTTGAAAAAATATTTTCACCAACCAATTCTAATGGGCAGTTGCTTTTGGTGTGTATGGTGTGTATAAATAAATATGAACAGCCAGCAGATTATAAAAGAGCTTAAAAAAGAAGGATTTGTGTTGGTTAAAGTATCTGGAGATCATCATAAATTCAAAGATGAAAATGGCAAAATAGTAATTGTGCCCAGTAGTGTCCGGTTAGGTTGTTGCATATAAAAAGCATCTAAAATCATTGAAAAAACAGTCTGTTTTGTGTTGACAAATGTGCGTAAAAATTTTTGTGCGCCTTGAAAATTTAACTCAAGGAGCTCAAATGACGCACATCTCAGTCCCTAAAAAACAACTACGGTCCCTGAACTTTGACAATTTCAGGTGCCCTCTGATAAAGTCACTTTCAAAAGCACCGGAATTACAATCTCGAGGAGACCGCCCTTTAAAAATGACATTCGAAGACCAGATAAATGCTTTGGTTTATTTCCATCTTCAGGAGCACAAGTCTGCCCGACATTTAATTCAGGATCTCAAGGAGAATGTTTTTGCTAAAGAAAATATTGCGCCAGACGGTGGTATCAGCCGTAGTAGTTTCTGTGAAGCCATCAATCACAGGGGACTCGAACAACTGCAATTTATCTTTGAGGATCTTTATAAACAGGCTCTTGAGTGTCATCCGGGTGAACACGCCGAGTTAGGAGAGTTGGTTTCCATTGACGGTAGTCTCATAAATGCAGTCCTTTCAATGCACTGGGCGAACTACAGAAAAGGAAGTAAAAAAGCCAAAGTACATTGCGGATTTGACATTAATCACGGAATCCCAAACAAAATCTTTTTGACTGAAGGCAACGGCGCTGAACGCACTTTTGTTCCCAAAATACTTTCCAAGGGGCAAACAGGTGTTATGGATCGTGGATATCAATCCCATAAAGAATTTGACCTGCTTCAGGAGCAAGGCAAACATTTTGTCTGCCGTATAAAAACCAGGACAACAAGAACAATTATTGATAACCACGAGACCCCTTCCGACAGCTACATTTTTTATGATGCACTGGTTAAACTTGGTACTCCGAATCAAAACCAGACGAAAAGGCCTGTTCGGGTTGTTGGCTATAAAATTGCTGGCGTCAAATACTATGTGGCAACTGACAGGCATGATTTAACAGCGGAACAAATAGCAACAATTTATAAACTCCGGTGGACCATTGAGGATTTTTTCAAATGGTGGAAAGAACATCTGAAGGTATATCATCTCATTGCCCGCAGTGAATACGGCCTTATGGTTCAGATTCTTGGCGGCCTTATCACTTACCTGTTACTGGCAATCCATTGCCAAAAACAGTTTAATGAAAAGGTCACGATCAAAAGAGTTCGGCAGCTGCGAACCGCCATTCTAAATGACCTGTTTGGCTGCGAGGAGCAGGGCTCTCATAGTTCAAACAGGGACAATATTGTCAAAGATCAAAAAATTATTGAGCAAGCAAAAACCTAACCGGACATCACTGAATTGTGCCCCAAAAAAGATCTGCCTATTGGGAATATTTATAAAATGGCAGGATTGAAATGGAGAAAGTAAAATGAAATATCCGGTAATTATTCATAAGGACGATGACACCGGTTACGGGGTGACCATTCCTGATATACCGGGATGTTTTGCCTATGGCGATACCCAGGAAGAAGCCATCCTCAATATACAAGAAGCGGTAGAGTTATATTATCACGGAGAAGAGATATCTGAACCCCCGGCGCCGTCTCAAATGGAAAACCTTTTAAATTCTGATCTGTATACCAGAGACAGCTTTTTGTATCTTGCAGATATTGATTTTGCCTTCATCGCTCCCAAAACTCAGCGGGTCAATATCACAGTGCCTGAGTATAAACTTGTCAGGATTGACAGGGCAGCAAAAGCCAGGGGGATTTCCAGGTCTGCTTTTTTTGTGGATTCTGCTGAAAAACACATCCGTAATTTAGGTATTTCGAAAACTGTTAAGGGAGTGCAAAAAAAAAGTGTGCCCCCCATCAGATTCAACAGGATTCAGACCGTTCCGGACAGCACCTCGCAGATTAAAATTGAGCCAAAAAACAGGAATTTTGATAATGTGGCTAAATACTTTTTGAATTGCACTTATAGGGATAGTCTGGGGGAGTCATCCATCCGAAAAATGGATACTGGCCGACAGGTAGTCCTCATATAGAACAGCTTGGTTTAACCTGCCAAATTTTATTTTTCAACACCTCTGACGGAATCATAAACAACCGCCCAGAGCAATCGCTTGAACTTCGTTCTCATACAACCTAATACACATTGCAATGAATTGAATAATATGTTTAGGTGAATGGCCGATATTTACAGGCCAGATGCTGCTGAGTGTCGTTGTGTATCACCTTTCAACAAACTTTTATTAGAGCCAAAAAAATGCGTATAGAAACAACCGTCCTCAACCACACAATTGTAATGCCGTCAAAGTTAGCCACTGAAGACTTTAGTATTTTCCATGGATTTTCAAGATCAATGTTTGATGATTATAGTAGTATTTTCCATGCACTTTCTCTTTCCGCATGATTTTATGGAAATTTATGCCAATTGCGAGGCATATATTGGGATTAAATCCGCATTCGCTTCTCTGAGTATTAATATGATTAGAAAAGACATACTTATCAAAGAAATGTTGGAGTTCATTCCTGCGTTCAATGTCATTTGGAGTTCAAAAGACACCTATAAAAAAAGCAATGCTATTGCCTCTAAATGTAAAGTTCGCCCCATTCACATTTCTACCCAAAAAGCTGATAACTGCACTTTTATAGAGGATCTCAACGACGAGACGTTGCTAAACAACCTCTTAATTAATCTGGTCAAGCGTTCGCTTGAGAACAATTCAAATAAAGAATTATCTAAATTTATTATGCCGTATCTTGGCCAATCGCCTGTGAAACGAGACTGTGGAACGAGACTGTGGAAATTTTGAATTTCCAGTTTACACCCACAATTGTACGACGCCATTACTGCACACGCTTCGTTCATATGGCTACAATATTGAGAAAACCAAACCAATGCCCATAGGCGAAGGAAATAAATTACATGTTGCGGAAATAAAAAAACTTACAGATAAAATAGATGAAATAAATGCATCCGCAGAACTTCCCGATTGGATGACCAAAAATGATGCTGTACTTTTTTGCCCATCAATATATGCACCCTTATTTAAGGTAAAACATAAATGGTTCTGTTGCAAAAAATATTTCCAGGACAAAGAGATCGTTCAGGCGTAAAATTTACGCAGCATAAGAAAACAGATTTTCGACGAATTCTTTCTGCTTTAAAATTTCTCCCTTCCTGATATTTTTAACTTGTCCTTTTCTGATCATGTTCATAATTTCATAGCCTTTTAGCGTCCGCCAGGCAGAATGAAATGTCTTGAACCCCATACCAGCTCTGACAAGCTTTTTGATAAACCGGTGGTCTTGCTCAATAATATTGTTCAGATATTTATTCTGTCTTAGGATACAGTCCTTATTCAGAAGCTTTTTTTCTTTCAAAGCCTTTACTGCCGGAGGATATGCAGGATTTCCGTCAACACTCAGAACCCGAGGTCTGGAGCTATTGGAAGCTCGCAGCATCTTTTTAAAAAATCGTTTGGCAGATTCCATATTACGTCTGCTGCGAAGAAGAAAATCGATGGTATTTCCACGGGAATCGACCGCTCGGTAAAGATACTTCATTTTCCCCCGCACCTTGATATATGTTTCATCAATACGGTAAGAATCATTTGATTGCCGCAGATACTTCCTGCTTCGCTTTTCCATTTCAGGAGCATAGCGCTGAACCCATCGGTAAATGGTACTGTGATCCACAGACAAGCCCCGTTCTTGCATCATCTCTTCCAGATTCCTGTAACTCAGTTGATATCTCAGATACCAGCGAACATTCAACAGGATGATTTCTTTTTCATAATGACGCCACTTGAAAGGGTTTTCATTTTTCATACTATCTCTCTGCAAATAAATTAGTGCCAAAACGGACTTGTATCAGACATTAATAATTTTTTGCAACAGAACCGTTGTAGACGATGATTCGGGGATCAGAAATTTTACGGTAAATGCCTTAACCTATTGCGTGAACCGTAAGGTTTTATCTTTTCCGGACGGTGCAGCTGCCTGGGATTACATAGCAGAGGGCGGAGAGGTGGATATTGTTATTTCCGATGTGGATATGCCGGAGATGAACGGGTTTGAACTGCTTGAAAAAATTAAGGCCAAATGGGCTGATAAAATTTTCATTCTCATGTCAGGACAGGAAACTCATGCCCAAAAATCCGAAACACTCGGGGCCGATGCCTTTTTGGATAAGCCTTTTTCCATCAACGATCTGTTTAAAATTGTTCAGTTTTACGTGGTGGATTAGCTGATTTTTTGACCACAGGCATAACCTTCCCGGAAAGTTCTGCCGGAGAAAAGTTAATTTTTTTGAATAATTTGGTTTCCAACGCCAGGGTGTTTTCCCACATCTCTTGGATTTTAGGACCGAATTCGGGTTTTTTACCATATTTAATCTTGATATATGCCAACCGCTTGTCAAGGGATACCACCTGGTCATGAAGCACCCGTTTATCTGCGTAGTTTACGATTTCCTCGGGTAAAATGGGGGCTGTTGTGGGGGTTGGATCAAGCATGACATGCTGGCGTATGATCTCGCCGATTTCCGGGTATCCCATTTGGATCATCAGGGCAGCACCGGTGTCAGAATGAATCTCCCCGGTATCAAAGCTGCGGGTTTTGGTGATGTCATGGAGCAGGGCCGATGATTTGACCAGATCTATATTGATAACACAATTTGTACCCCGGATAGAGTGGCAAAGACAGACCGCCACATTGGAGACCATAACGGAATGGTCGACAATATGTTCCATCATTTCCATCTTTCGTATAATCTTAAAGCATTGTTTTTCAGTGGGCAGGTTCATTGACCTTGAAAATACCTTGTTTTAATCAAATTATAGATACAAATTAGTATTGCAGTTATACCCTGTACTGTTATGATAGAAAAGGACTTTTTAATATACGGAATATTCTATAGAAATGCTTGAACAAATAATTTCAGGCGGGCAGACCGGGGCCGATCAAGCTGCCCTGGATACCGCCATAAAATTTGACATTCTCCATGGCGGTTGGATATCCAAGGGAAGAAAAACCGAAGCAGGGCCTTTGCCGGCAAAGTATAATTTAAAGCAGATGGATACCCCGGATTACCCCAGCCGGACCCGCCAGAATATCCTTGACTCCCACGGCACGGTCATCATCGCAAGGGGGCCGCTGAAAGGGGGATCCCGCCTGACCTATTCTTATACACTCGAATCTGAACGCCCCTGTTGCCGGATTGACCTGTTCAAACAAGATATATTTGAAGCAGCCCTTGTGCTCAAAGACTTTATTTCCCAAAATTATATCCAGATCTTAAATGTGGCAGGGCCCAGGGCCAGTCATGATCCAGCCATATATTTTGATGTCAGGTCGGTAATTGAATCCATGCTTTACCTTTTTTATCTTGAATCAGATGCTGAAAAGGATCTGGATTTGGCCCTTCCTGAAACCTTGAACAAGGATATTTTTCCCCAGGATCTTGAACAGGCCTTAAATTTGATCTGTGAAGATTTGTCTTTGAAGACAAAAACCCGTATCGCCAGAATGGACAATACCCGGCTAAAGGATATTTACTTTGCAATGCTCGATTATATAAAAGCCAAAACAGGAATAGACGAGGCAAATTTAGATTTTTTCAATCGTCTGTCAGGCGGAAAACCATCTTGGGAATATACCCCTGAGGATGGTGTAATGGATATTGTTCGTGCCTTAAAAATTGGTTTAAACCACCATTATTCTCTTAGGATTTTATAGTGATCCCCATCCGGGACAACCAGGAATCAGATATTCTGCCCGTTGCTACCTATTCCATCATGGGGGTAACCTTGCTGGTTTTTTTATGGCAGATGATCCTGGGGCTTGACAATGAGTCTGTCTTTTATGTGTACGGATTTGTACCGGGCAAGTATACCATTCCTGAACTTTCAGTCCATTTTTCCAATGCCAATAAATTGTTGTCTCCTGTTTTTTATATGTTTTTCCACGGAGGATTCTGGCACTTTATAGGCAATATGTGGTTTTTATATATATTTGGAGACAATATCGAGGGGCATTTCGGGTCGTTGCGGTTTATCGGATTTTATCTGGCCTGCGGACTTTTTTCAGCCCTGTTTCATTTTATGCTCAACTTTTATTCTCCTGTGCCGACCATTGGTGCCAGCGGTGCCATTGCAGGGGTGATGGGTGCCTATTTTCTTTTATTTCCCGGTTCACGCATTCTGACCCTTATTCCTGTGTTTATCTTTCCTATTTTTATTCACATCCCCGCATTTGTTTTTTTAGGAATATGGTTTTTGCTCCAATTTTTTAATGCCGCCGGTCCCGAAGGCAGTTCAAATATTGCCTGGTGGGCCCATGTGGGCGGATTTATCACGGGCGTTGTCCTGGTTAAACTTAACCAGGGACTGCCCAGCACCGGCGCCCGGCAGAGGCTTGATAAATTGATCAG
It encodes:
- a CDS encoding 3-deoxy-D-manno-octulosonic acid transferase, which codes for MRAYAPMTKCAFIPNFFKFYNILWQAGLPFLKRNPRICASFSKRTRAFHLQRADIWIQAASAGEAFLALSIIKNLKPDHPTTLLVTTTTDQGFDILKQGLGDLRLHPNIQLRVDWFPFDIPDTVKEAVKRVNPKVMVLLETELWPALLYELKINRTKILILNARLSKSSHRNYKATKALWNRLAPDTILTTSFRDAQRYTHIFPDARVGRIENIKFDIMETGPQKTKSQPCDLILPKDLPLSILASVRRQEEPEMVKLISALKKGYPNQVITVFPRHMHRIKKIQKKLTRAGLSFCLRSTLNSPLTGPGIILWDQFGELRSAYGRASAVFVGGSLHPLGGQNFIEPAVLGIPTVIGPYWEDFAWVGKEIFNLDLVTQCHDWTSVAQTMIALLNTPKDPLVGITCAQAYIDTRKGGSKTACKAILDKLG
- a CDS encoding sirohydrochlorin cobaltochelatase, which encodes MKKILHSMLFVLVLGLTLIYAGNAFAGPHDAKKEKKTGILLVAFGSSEDSAQVSFENIEKKTKAAYPDIPVFWAFTSHIIRHKLLKAGKVLDSPEVALSKMADQGFTHVAVQSLHSIGGAEYHGLRKVVSGFKTMGAFEKIILGYPLLSTQDDMEKAVSAILKTIPKDRKKGEAVVLMGHGTHHPANAFYAALMFQVQLSDPNVFIGTVEGYPAIDDITALLKAKKIKTAWLMPFMSVAGDHAKNDMAGNEDDSWKTILTKAGIKCNTILKGTAEYDEFTDIWVDHINGPLSHF
- a CDS encoding STAS/SEC14 domain-containing protein, yielding MLEFLDLKIDGVVAYRLAGKISTQEMKEVLDLFRQIIDRGEKINLYQEVTSLGGVELEAMVEKLKFFLELGVSHFGRVAVVPRKKWIPKLVDLEGKLFKNVEMKRFALEEKDLALAFLKGE
- a CDS encoding type II toxin-antitoxin system HicA family toxin; its protein translation is MNMNSQQIIKELKKEGFVLVKVSGDHHKFKDENGKIVIVPSSVRLGCCI
- a CDS encoding IS4 family transposase, whose product is MTHISVPKKQLRSLNFDNFRCPLIKSLSKAPELQSRGDRPLKMTFEDQINALVYFHLQEHKSARHLIQDLKENVFAKENIAPDGGISRSSFCEAINHRGLEQLQFIFEDLYKQALECHPGEHAELGELVSIDGSLINAVLSMHWANYRKGSKKAKVHCGFDINHGIPNKIFLTEGNGAERTFVPKILSKGQTGVMDRGYQSHKEFDLLQEQGKHFVCRIKTRTTRTIIDNHETPSDSYIFYDALVKLGTPNQNQTKRPVRVVGYKIAGVKYYVATDRHDLTAEQIATIYKLRWTIEDFFKWWKEHLKVYHLIARSEYGLMVQILGGLITYLLLAIHCQKQFNEKVTIKRVRQLRTAILNDLFGCEEQGSHSSNRDNIVKDQKIIEQAKT
- a CDS encoding type II toxin-antitoxin system HicB family antitoxin, translating into MKYPVIIHKDDDTGYGVTIPDIPGCFAYGDTQEEAILNIQEAVELYYHGEEISEPPAPSQMENLLNSDLYTRDSFLYLADIDFAFIAPKTQRVNITVPEYKLVRIDRAAKARGISRSAFFVDSAEKHIRNLGISKTVKGVQKKSVPPIRFNRIQTVPDSTSQIKIEPKNRNFDNVAKYFLNCTYRDSLGESSIRKMDTGRQVVLI
- a CDS encoding IS6 family transposase, which encodes MKNENPFKWRHYEKEIILLNVRWYLRYQLSYRNLEEMMQERGLSVDHSTIYRWVQRYAPEMEKRSRKYLRQSNDSYRIDETYIKVRGKMKYLYRAVDSRGNTIDFLLRSRRNMESAKRFFKKMLRASNSSRPRVLSVDGNPAYPPAVKALKEKKLLNKDCILRQNKYLNNIIEQDHRFIKKLVRAGMGFKTFHSAWRTLKGYEIMNMIRKGQVKNIRKGEILKQKEFVENLFSYAA
- a CDS encoding response regulator, with the translated sequence MYQTLIIFCNRTVVDDDSGIRNFTVNALTYCVNRKVLSFPDGAAAWDYIAEGGEVDIVISDVDMPEMNGFELLEKIKAKWADKIFILMSGQETHAQKSETLGADAFLDKPFSINDLFKIVQFYVVD
- a CDS encoding HDIG domain-containing protein, with translation MNLPTEKQCFKIIRKMEMMEHIVDHSVMVSNVAVCLCHSIRGTNCVINIDLVKSSALLHDITKTRSFDTGEIHSDTGAALMIQMGYPEIGEIIRQHVMLDPTPTTAPILPEEIVNYADKRVLHDQVVSLDKRLAYIKIKYGKKPEFGPKIQEMWENTLALETKLFKKINFSPAELSGKVMPVVKKSANPPRKTEQF
- a CDS encoding rhomboid family intramembrane serine protease; the encoded protein is MIPIRDNQESDILPVATYSIMGVTLLVFLWQMILGLDNESVFYVYGFVPGKYTIPELSVHFSNANKLLSPVFYMFFHGGFWHFIGNMWFLYIFGDNIEGHFGSLRFIGFYLACGLFSALFHFMLNFYSPVPTIGASGAIAGVMGAYFLLFPGSRILTLIPVFIFPIFIHIPAFVFLGIWFLLQFFNAAGPEGSSNIAWWAHVGGFITGVVLVKLNQGLPSTGARQRLDKLIRKKHTHKLQVITPGSMDGGPDLYGTLEVTSLEALTGTWKMITIPWGFAKPLYRVKVPSGIKRGTRLKLKGMGKHFQGHPKGDLFLRVEIKNVV